A genomic region of Palaemon carinicauda isolate YSFRI2023 chromosome 22, ASM3689809v2, whole genome shotgun sequence contains the following coding sequences:
- the LOC137616052 gene encoding ras guanine nucleotide exchange factor E-like, whose protein sequence is MTPKNNQTEMTPKNNRTEMTPKNNRTKMTAKNNRTETTPKNNRTKMTAKNNRTETTPKNNRTETTPKNNRTETTPKNNRTETTPKNNRTKMTAKNNRTETTPKNNRSETTPKNNRTEMTPKNNRTETTPKNNRTEMTPKNNRTKMTPKNNRTETTPKNNRTETTAKNNRTETTPKNNRTETTPKNNRTKMTAKNNRTETTPKNNRTETTPKNNRTETTPKNNRSETTPKNNRTETTPKNNRTKMTPKNNRTETTPKNNRTETTPKNNRTKMTAKNNQTETTPKNNRTKMTAKNNQTKMTPKNNRSEMTPKNNKTNKMIIPIK, encoded by the coding sequence ATGACACCTAAAAATAATCAAACTGAGATGACACCTAAAAATAATCGAACTGAGATGACACCTAAAAATAATCGAACTAAGATGACAGCTAAAAATAATCGAACTGAGACGACACCTAAAAATAATCGAACTAAGATGACAGCTAAAAATAATCGAACTGAGACGACACCTAAAAATAATCGAACTGAGACGACACCTAAAAATAATCGAACTGAGACGACACCTAAAAATAATCGAACTGAGACGACACCTAAAAATAATCGAACTAAGATGACAGCTAAAAATAATCGAACTGAGACGACACCTAAAAATAATCGATCTGAGACGACACCTAAAAATAATCGAACTGAGATGACACCTAAAAATAATCGAACTGAGACGACACCTAAAAATAATCGAACTGAGATGACACCTAAAAATAATCGAACTAAGATGACACCTAAAAATAATCGAACTGAGACGACACCTAAAAATAATCGAACTGAGACGACAGCTAAAAATAATCGAACTGAGACGACACCTAAAAATAATCGAACTGAGACGACACCTAAAAATAATCGAACTAAGATGACAGCTAAAAATAATCGAACTGAGACGACACCTAAAAATAATCGAACTGAGACGACACCTAAAAATAATCGAACTGAGACGACACCTAAAAATAATCGATCTGAGACGACACCTAAAAATAATCGAACTGAGACGACACCTAAAAATAATCGAACTAAGATGACACCTAAAAATAATCGAACTGAGACGACACCTAAAAATAATCGAACTGAGACGACACCTAAAAATAATCGAACTAAGATGACAGCTAAAAATAATCAAACTGAGACGACACCTAAAAATAATCGAACTAAGATGACAGCTAAAAATAATCAAACTAAGATGACACCTAAAAATAATCGATCTGAGATGACACCTAAAAATAATAAAACGAATAAAATGATAattccaataaaataa